A region from the Benincasa hispida cultivar B227 chromosome 8, ASM972705v1, whole genome shotgun sequence genome encodes:
- the LOC120083896 gene encoding uncharacterized protein LOC120083896: MSRTSLLIPLSLSLILSSLPPFSSTTNIHSDACRSFCGNITIDYPFALQYGCGHPGYRDLLYCMNDVLMFHIRSGSYRVLDIDYAYEALTLHDPHMSTCDTIVLGGRGNGFDIEEWRSPYLNPTADNAFLLIGCSAQSPLFQGFPNKHLVCRNISGMGCEEYYDCPAWDLLGHRRPGRVYGSGPPECCAVPFGSIKAINLTKLQCEGYSSAYNLAPLRINGPDEWAYGIRVKYSVQANEDFCRACQATGGTCGYGTDSVRQVCMCGSSNSTSTCDFVMSTLPRRMTSWTIIKAILAGSWMLML; encoded by the coding sequence ATGTCAAGAACATCTCTCCTAAttcctctctccctctctctcatCCTCTCGTCTCTTCCACCATTCAGTTCCACCACCAACATCCACTCCGACGCCTGCCGCTCCTTCTGCGGAAACATCACCATCGACTATCCCTTCGCTCTCCAATACGGTTGCGGCCATCCCGGCTACCGCGATCTTCTGTATTGTATGAACGATGTTCTAATGTTCCACATCCGATCCGGATCCTACAGAGTATTAGACATCGATTACGCTTACGAAGCCCTAACTCTCCACGATCCTCACATGTCGACCTGCGATACCATCGTCCTCGGCGGTCGAGGCAATGGCTTCGACATCGAGGAGTGGCGGTCGCCGTACCTGAATCCGACGGCCGATAACGCCTTTCTCCTTATCGGTTGCTCCGCCCAATCGCCGCTCTTCCAAGGGTTCCCAAATAAGCATCTGGTTTGCAGAAACATTTCGGGAATGGGTTGTGAGGAGTATTACGACTGTCCGGCTTGGGATTTATTGGGCCACAGAAGACCGGGCCGGGTTTATGGGTCCGGTCCACCAGAGTGCTGTGCGGTTCCTTTTGGGTCTATTAAGGCTATAAATCTCACGAAGCTTCAGTGTGAAGGGTATAGTAGTGCCTATAATTTGGCCCCGTTGAGGATTAATGGGCCTGATGAATGGGCCTATGGAATTCGTGTGAAATATTCAGTTCAAGCAAATGAAGACTTTTGTCGAGCGTGCCAAGCCACTGGTGGCACGTGCGGGTATGGTACGGATAGTGTTAGACAGGTGTGTATGTGTGGGAGCTCCAATTCTACCTCCACTTGTGATTTTG
- the LOC120082584 gene encoding uncharacterized protein LOC120082584, giving the protein MEVAEKSEETASTSTKKLPGTVNWGTATTIGVFAGMFYGGSKEAAASVSKDAEVTLKLGSTPDKREQYRLIRDAMEKRFIRVTRGSIVGGVRLGMFTAAFYGLQNLLAEKRAVHDVFNVAAAGSATAATFGLILPGSLKWRARNVALGSVLGAAFCFPLGWLHLKLVEKANEGNEALGYPNKVQKGESKSGVGAAIERFEENLNK; this is encoded by the exons ATGGAAGTAGCCGAGAAATCCGAAGAAACGGCATCAACT AGTACTAAAAAATTGCCCGGAACGGTGAACTGGGGTACGGCAACAACTATTGGAGTGTTTGCAGGCATGTTTTATGGAGGAAGCAAAGAAGCAGCCGCTTCGGTG AGTAAGGATGCAGAAGTTACATTGAAGCTTGGTAGCACACCTGACAAGCGTGAACAATATAGGTTAATAAGAGATGCAATGGAGAAAAGATTTATCCGAGTTACACGTGGCTCAATAGTTGGTGGTGTGCGCCTTGGGATGTTTACAGCTGCATTTTATGGTCTACAAAATCTGCTAGCTGAGAAGCGTGCTGTACACGATGTCTTCAATGTTGCTGCAGCTGGTTCTGCCACAGCTGCTACATTTGGTCTAATAT TGCCAGGATCACTCAAGTGGCGTGCTAGGAATGTAGCATTGGGATCTGTCCTAGGTGCAGCATTTTGCTTCCCTCTTG GTTGGCTTCATTTAAAGCTTGTAGAGAAAGCAAATGAAGGTAATGAAGCGCTTGGTTATCCTAATAAAGTTCAAAAGGGAGAATCAAAGAGTGGTGTCGGTGCTGCTATTGAgagatttgaagaaaacttGAACAAGTAG